A genome region from Pseudomonas helmanticensis includes the following:
- a CDS encoding dihydroorotase, translating into MKLSILGARVIDPSSGLDQVTDIHVEACKIVALGGAPAGFTAVETIDAQGLVAAPGLVDLNVALREPGYSRKGSIISETRAAAAGGVTSLCCPPKTKPVLDTSAVAELILDRAREAGNTKVFPIGALSKGLDGEQLAELVALRDAGCVAFGNGLESFRNTRTLCRALEYAATFDLTVIFNSQDHDLAEGGLAHEGAVASFLGLPGIPETAETVALARDLLLVEQTGVRAHFSQLTSARGVALIAQAQARGLQVTADVALYQLILTDEALIDFSSLYHVQPPLRTRADRDGLRAAVKSGVVSAISSHHQPHERDAKLAPFGATEPGISSVELLLPLAMTLVEDGLLDLPTLLARLSAGPAEALRLPAGKLAVGGAADIVLFDPQASTVAGENWLSKGENCPFIGHTLPGVVRYTLVDGRISHQA; encoded by the coding sequence GTGAAGCTCAGCATTCTCGGCGCACGCGTCATCGATCCAAGCAGCGGCCTGGATCAAGTCACCGACATTCACGTTGAAGCCTGCAAGATCGTCGCCCTCGGCGGCGCCCCAGCGGGTTTCACGGCAGTAGAAACCATCGATGCCCAAGGCCTCGTTGCCGCTCCGGGCCTGGTCGATCTGAACGTGGCCCTGCGCGAGCCGGGTTACAGCCGCAAAGGCTCGATCATCAGCGAAACCCGCGCCGCCGCCGCCGGTGGCGTGACCAGCCTGTGCTGCCCACCAAAAACCAAACCGGTGCTCGACACCTCCGCCGTGGCCGAGCTGATCCTCGACCGCGCCCGCGAAGCCGGCAACACCAAGGTGTTCCCGATTGGCGCGCTGAGCAAAGGTCTGGACGGCGAGCAACTGGCTGAGCTGGTCGCGTTGCGCGACGCTGGTTGCGTGGCGTTCGGCAACGGCCTGGAGAGCTTCCGCAACACCCGCACACTGTGCCGGGCGCTGGAATACGCAGCGACCTTCGACCTGACCGTCATCTTCAACTCGCAGGATCATGATCTGGCAGAGGGTGGTCTGGCTCACGAAGGCGCGGTGGCCAGCTTCCTCGGTCTGCCGGGGATTCCGGAAACCGCTGAAACCGTGGCCCTGGCCCGGGACCTGCTGCTGGTCGAGCAAACCGGCGTGCGTGCACACTTCAGCCAGTTGACCAGCGCTCGCGGCGTGGCGCTGATCGCGCAGGCGCAGGCCCGTGGCTTGCAGGTGACGGCGGATGTCGCGTTGTATCAGTTGATTCTGACTGACGAAGCGCTGATCGACTTCAGCAGCCTGTATCACGTGCAGCCGCCGCTGCGCACTCGCGCTGACCGTGATGGTCTGCGTGCAGCAGTGAAGTCCGGTGTGGTCTCGGCGATCTCCAGCCATCACCAGCCGCACGAGCGTGACGCCAAGCTGGCGCCGTTCGGCGCAACCGAGCCGGGCATCAGCAGTGTTGAGCTGTTGCTGCCGCTGGCGATGACGCTGGTTGAGGACGGTTTGCTGGATCTGCCGACGCTGCTGGCGCGTCTGAGCGCTGGCCCGGCTGAGGCATTGCGCCTGCCGGCGGGCAAGCTGGCGGTCGGTGGGGCGGCGGATATCGTGCTGTTCGATCCGCAGGCTTCGACGGTGGCTGGTGAGAATTGGCTGTCGAAGGGTGAGAACTGCCCGTTCATCGGGCATACATTGCCTGGGGTGGTTCGCTATACCCTGGTGGATGGCCGGATCAGCCACCAGGCTTGA
- a CDS encoding aspartate carbamoyltransferase catalytic subunit, which produces MTPLDTKRPLQLNDQGQLRHFLSLDGLRRELLTEILDTADSFLEVGARAVKKVPLLRGKTVCNVFFENSTRTRTTFELAAQRLSADVITLNVSTSSASKGETLLDTLRNLEAMAADMFVVRHGDSGAAHFIAEHVCPQVAIINGGDGRHAHPTQGMLDMLTIRRHKGSFENLSVAIVGDILHSRVARSNMLALKTLGCPDIRVIAPKTLLPIGIEQYGVKVYTDMTEGLKDVDVVIMLRLQRERMTGGLLPSEGEFYRLFGLTTARLAGAKPDCIVMHPGPINRGVEIESAVADGPHSVILNQVTYGIAIRMAVLSMAMSGQTAQRQFEQENAQ; this is translated from the coding sequence ATGACGCCTCTAGATACCAAGCGCCCGCTGCAGCTCAATGATCAGGGCCAGCTGCGCCACTTCCTCTCGCTCGACGGCCTGCGCCGCGAGTTGCTGACGGAAATCCTCGACACTGCCGACTCGTTCCTCGAAGTCGGTGCCCGGGCGGTGAAGAAGGTCCCGTTGCTGCGCGGCAAGACCGTTTGCAACGTATTCTTCGAAAACTCCACACGCACCCGCACCACCTTCGAACTGGCGGCCCAGCGGCTGTCGGCGGACGTGATCACCCTGAACGTGTCGACCTCGTCGGCAAGCAAGGGCGAAACCCTGCTCGACACCCTGCGCAACCTCGAAGCCATGGCCGCCGACATGTTCGTCGTGCGCCACGGTGATTCCGGCGCTGCGCACTTCATTGCCGAACATGTTTGCCCGCAAGTGGCGATCATCAACGGTGGCGACGGCCGTCACGCGCATCCGACGCAGGGCATGCTCGACATGCTCACCATTCGTCGGCACAAGGGCAGCTTCGAAAACCTTTCGGTGGCCATCGTCGGCGACATCCTGCACTCGCGGGTCGCGCGTTCGAACATGCTCGCGTTGAAAACCCTCGGTTGCCCGGACATCCGCGTGATCGCGCCGAAAACCTTGCTGCCGATCGGCATCGAGCAATACGGCGTGAAGGTCTACACCGACATGACCGAAGGCCTCAAAGACGTCGACGTGGTGATCATGTTGCGCCTGCAGCGTGAACGCATGACCGGCGGCCTGCTGCCGAGCGAAGGCGAGTTCTACCGGCTGTTCGGCCTGACCACCGCACGTCTGGCCGGGGCTAAACCCGATTGCATCGTCATGCACCCGGGGCCGATCAACCGCGGGGTGGAGATCGAGTCCGCAGTGGCCGACGGCCCGCACTCGGTGATCCTCAATCAGGTCACCTACGGCATCGCGATTCGTATGGCCGTGTTGTCCATGGCCATGAGCGGGCAGACCGCCCAGCGCCAATTCGAGCAGGAGAACGCCCAGTGA
- the pyrR gene encoding bifunctional pyr operon transcriptional regulator/uracil phosphoribosyltransferase PyrR — protein sequence MSLPNPADLISQMATRLKAHLAQREISEPRYIGIRTGGIWVAQALLKELGSDAPLGTLDVSFYRDDFSQNGLHPQVRPSALPFEIEGQHLVLIDDVLMSGRTIRAAMNELFDYGRPASVTLVCLLDLDAGELPIRPNVVGATLSLAAHERVKLSGPEPLTLELQDFNL from the coding sequence ATGAGCCTGCCAAATCCCGCCGATCTGATCAGCCAGATGGCGACCCGCCTCAAGGCGCACCTTGCCCAGCGTGAAATCTCTGAACCGCGTTACATCGGCATTCGCACTGGCGGCATCTGGGTCGCGCAGGCTCTGCTCAAGGAATTGGGCAGCGACGCGCCACTGGGCACGCTGGACGTGTCCTTCTACCGCGACGACTTCAGCCAGAACGGCCTGCACCCGCAAGTGCGCCCGTCAGCCCTGCCCTTCGAGATCGAAGGCCAGCATCTGGTGCTGATCGACGACGTACTGATGAGCGGCCGCACCATCCGCGCCGCCATGAACGAATTGTTCGACTACGGCCGCCCGGCCAGCGTGACCCTGGTCTGCCTGCTGGATCTGGACGCCGGTGAGCTGCCGATCCGCCCCAACGTGGTCGGCGCAACCTTGTCGCTGGCCGCTCACGAACGGGTGAAGCTGTCCGGCCCCGAGCCGCTGACGCTCGAACTGCAAGACTTCAACCTTTAA
- the ruvX gene encoding Holliday junction resolvase RuvX, translating to MALRLILGFDYGTKQIGVAVGQVITGQARELCTLKAQNGIPDWNQVEALFKEWKPDAVVVGLPLNMDGTPSEMCLRAEKFARRLNGRFNVPFYTHDERLTTFEAKGERLVRGGQKGSYRDNPVDAIAAALLLQGWLDENTALFES from the coding sequence ATGGCCCTGCGCCTGATTCTCGGCTTCGACTACGGCACCAAACAGATCGGCGTCGCGGTCGGCCAGGTGATTACCGGCCAGGCCCGCGAGCTGTGCACCCTGAAAGCGCAAAACGGTATTCCCGACTGGAATCAGGTTGAAGCGCTGTTCAAGGAATGGAAACCCGACGCTGTGGTCGTCGGCCTGCCGCTGAACATGGACGGCACGCCGAGCGAAATGTGCCTGCGCGCGGAGAAATTCGCCCGCCGCCTCAACGGCCGTTTCAACGTGCCCTTCTATACCCACGACGAGCGCCTGACCACCTTCGAGGCCAAAGGCGAGCGATTGGTGCGTGGCGGCCAGAAAGGCAGTTACCGCGACAACCCGGTGGACGCCATCGCCGCCGCTCTGCTGTTGCAGGGGTGGCTCGATGAAAACACTGCATTGTTTGAATCCTGA
- a CDS encoding YqgE/AlgH family protein translates to MKNVSPSYLKHQFLIAMPHMADPNFAHTLTYIVEHTANGAMGIVVNRPQELNLADILEQLRPDVEPPALCQHVPIFIGGPVQTDRGFVLHPAGKTFQATAQLDGELALSTSQDVLFAIADGVGPAKSLIALGYAGWEAGQLEAEMADNAWLTCPYDADILFNTSSELRLEAAARHLGINLSLLTSQAGHA, encoded by the coding sequence ATGAAAAACGTCAGCCCCAGCTACCTCAAGCATCAATTCCTGATCGCCATGCCACACATGGCCGACCCGAACTTTGCCCATACCTTGACCTACATCGTCGAGCACACGGCCAATGGCGCTATGGGGATTGTGGTCAACCGGCCGCAAGAGCTGAATCTGGCCGACATTCTTGAGCAACTGCGCCCGGACGTCGAGCCGCCAGCACTCTGCCAGCACGTACCGATCTTTATCGGCGGCCCGGTGCAGACCGATCGCGGTTTTGTTCTGCACCCGGCGGGCAAGACCTTCCAGGCCACCGCGCAACTGGACGGCGAGCTGGCCCTGTCGACCTCGCAGGACGTGCTGTTCGCCATCGCGGACGGCGTCGGCCCGGCGAAAAGCCTGATTGCCCTCGGTTACGCCGGTTGGGAAGCCGGGCAACTGGAAGCCGAAATGGCCGACAACGCCTGGCTGACCTGCCCGTACGACGCCGACATCCTCTTCAACACCAGCAGCGAATTGCGCCTCGAAGCGGCGGCCCGGCACCTGGGGATCAACCTCAGCCTGCTGACCAGCCAGGCAGGTCACGCCTGA
- a CDS encoding energy transducer TonB encodes MTLPSDLPAELAHRGVRPADRLGFTLFLAALIHLALLLGVGFTMVEPKQISKTLEITLATFKSEKKPEKADFLAQEHQEGSGTLDKKAIPKTTEVAPFQDNQVKKVTPPPAAKPQVQEAAPKAAVTTVAPKPKKAPTKKEETKTEVKPTVDAPEFDSSQLSSDIASLEAELAKEQQLYAKRPRIHRLSAASTMRDKGAWYKDDWRKKVERIGNLNYPEEARRKQIYGNLRLMVSINRDGSLYEVLVLESSGQPLLDQAAQRIVRLAAPFAPFTGDLSDIDRLEIIRTWKFARGDKLSSN; translated from the coding sequence ATGACCCTCCCGTCCGATCTGCCCGCAGAACTCGCCCATCGTGGCGTGCGCCCGGCCGATCGCCTCGGATTTACCTTATTCCTTGCTGCGTTGATCCATTTGGCGCTGCTGCTCGGAGTCGGCTTCACGATGGTCGAGCCCAAGCAAATCAGCAAAACCCTGGAAATCACCCTCGCCACCTTCAAGAGCGAAAAGAAGCCGGAGAAGGCTGACTTTCTTGCTCAAGAGCATCAGGAAGGCAGCGGCACGCTGGACAAGAAGGCGATCCCCAAGACCACTGAAGTGGCGCCATTCCAGGACAATCAGGTCAAGAAAGTCACCCCGCCACCGGCCGCCAAGCCGCAAGTGCAGGAAGCCGCGCCCAAGGCTGCGGTGACCACCGTCGCGCCGAAGCCGAAAAAAGCGCCGACCAAGAAAGAAGAAACCAAGACCGAAGTCAAACCGACGGTCGACGCACCGGAATTCGATAGCTCGCAGCTGTCCAGCGACATCGCCAGCCTCGAAGCCGAACTGGCCAAAGAACAACAGTTGTACGCCAAGCGCCCACGCATCCACCGCTTGAGCGCGGCGTCGACCATGCGCGACAAGGGCGCCTGGTACAAAGACGACTGGCGCAAGAAGGTCGAGCGTATCGGCAACCTCAATTACCCCGAGGAAGCCCGGCGCAAGCAGATCTACGGCAATTTGCGCCTGATGGTTTCGATCAACCGCGACGGCTCGCTGTATGAAGTGCTGGTACTGGAATCGTCCGGCCAGCCGCTGCTGGATCAGGCGGCGCAGCGCATCGTCCGGTTGGCGGCACCGTTTGCCCCGTTTACCGGGGACTTGTCGGACATCGACCGTCTGGAAATCATCCGCACCTGGAAATTCGCCCGGGGCGACAAGCTCTCCAGCAATTAA
- the gshB gene encoding glutathione synthase yields MSVRVGIVMDPIASISYKKDSSLAMLLAAQKRGWELFYMEQSDLYQAEGQARGRMKPLKVFANPEKWFELDAEQDNLLSDLDVILMRKDPPFDMEFVYSTYLLEQAETAGVLVVNKPQSLRDCNEKLFATLFPQCTPPTIVSRRPDVLRQFADHHGDVILKPLDGMGGSSIFRHTAGHPNLSVILETLTLHGKQQIMIQGYLPAIVDGDKRILMIDGEPVDYCLARIPALGETRGNLAAGGRGEARPLTDKDRWIAAQVGPTLREKGLLFVGLDVIGESLTEINVTSPTCIREIDNAFGTDIGGMLMDAIEKKLQAAGKLPQA; encoded by the coding sequence ATGAGCGTTCGCGTCGGGATTGTCATGGACCCTATCGCCAGCATCTCCTATAAAAAGGATAGCTCGCTGGCCATGCTGCTGGCCGCGCAAAAGCGCGGCTGGGAACTGTTCTATATGGAGCAGAGCGACCTGTATCAGGCCGAAGGTCAGGCACGCGGGCGCATGAAGCCGCTGAAAGTCTTCGCCAATCCGGAAAAATGGTTCGAACTGGACGCCGAGCAGGACAACCTGCTGAGCGATCTGGACGTGATCCTGATGCGCAAGGATCCACCGTTCGACATGGAGTTCGTTTACTCCACCTACCTGCTCGAACAGGCCGAAACCGCCGGCGTACTGGTGGTGAACAAGCCGCAGAGCCTGCGCGACTGCAATGAAAAGCTGTTCGCCACGCTGTTCCCGCAGTGCACGCCGCCGACCATCGTCAGCCGTCGCCCGGACGTCCTGCGTCAGTTCGCCGACCATCACGGCGACGTGATCCTCAAGCCGCTGGACGGCATGGGCGGTTCGTCGATCTTCCGCCACACCGCCGGCCACCCGAACCTGTCGGTGATCCTCGAAACCCTGACCTTGCACGGCAAGCAGCAGATCATGATTCAGGGCTACCTGCCGGCTATCGTCGATGGCGACAAGCGCATCCTGATGATCGACGGCGAGCCGGTGGATTACTGCCTGGCGCGGATTCCGGCACTCGGCGAAACCCGTGGCAACCTCGCCGCCGGTGGTCGAGGTGAAGCGCGTCCGCTGACTGACAAGGATCGCTGGATCGCTGCTCAAGTCGGCCCGACCTTGCGTGAGAAAGGCCTGCTGTTCGTCGGTCTCGATGTGATCGGTGAAAGCCTCACCGAAATCAACGTCACCAGCCCGACCTGCATCCGTGAAATCGACAATGCGTTTGGCACTGACATCGGAGGCATGTTGATGGATGCGATCGAGAAGAAGCTGCAAGCCGCCGGCAAATTGCCACAAGCTTGA
- the pilG gene encoding twitching motility response regulator PilG translates to MEQQSSALKVMVIDDSKTIRRTAETLLKNVGCEVITAIDGFDALAKIADNHPGIIFVDIMMPRLDGYQTCALIKNNSAFKATPVIMLSSRDGLFDKAKGRIVGSDQFLTKPFSKEELLSAIQAHVPGFAAVLPQ, encoded by the coding sequence ATGGAACAGCAGTCCAGCGCCTTGAAGGTCATGGTGATCGACGACTCGAAAACGATTCGTCGCACCGCCGAAACATTGTTGAAGAATGTCGGTTGCGAAGTGATCACGGCGATCGACGGTTTCGACGCCCTGGCGAAGATCGCCGACAACCATCCCGGGATCATTTTTGTCGACATCATGATGCCGCGTCTGGATGGTTATCAGACCTGCGCTTTAATCAAGAACAACAGTGCATTCAAGGCCACGCCGGTGATCATGCTGTCATCGCGTGACGGACTGTTCGACAAGGCCAAGGGGCGGATTGTCGGTTCCGATCAATTTTTGACCAAGCCTTTCAGCAAGGAAGAACTGCTCAGCGCGATCCAGGCCCATGTTCCGGGCTTCGCCGCCGTTCTGCCGCAGTAA
- the pilH gene encoding twitching motility response regulator PilH, with protein MARILIVDDSPTEMYKLTGMLEKHGHEVLKAENGADGVALARQEKPDAVLMDIVMPGLNGFQATRQLTKDAETSHIPVIIITTKDQETDKVWGTRQGAKDYLTKPVDEDTLIKTLNNVLKG; from the coding sequence ATGGCACGTATCCTGATCGTCGATGATTCGCCGACTGAAATGTACAAACTCACCGGCATGCTCGAAAAGCACGGCCATGAAGTGTTGAAGGCCGAAAACGGCGCCGACGGCGTGGCCCTGGCCCGTCAGGAAAAACCCGACGCGGTGCTGATGGACATCGTCATGCCCGGCCTCAACGGTTTTCAGGCGACCCGCCAACTGACCAAGGATGCCGAGACCAGCCACATCCCGGTGATCATCATCACCACCAAGGATCAGGAAACCGACAAGGTCTGGGGCACCCGCCAGGGCGCCAAGGACTACCTGACCAAACCGGTCGACGAAGACACCCTGATCAAGACTCTGAATAACGTGCTCAAAGGCTGA
- a CDS encoding chemotaxis protein CheW, which produces MSESLTAFELLWQIDQRCRLLAADLPSQAARQDRWSGIGFRLGEHWYVAPMGEVSEVLHEPRFTQLPGVKPWVKGVANLRGRLLPIMDLCGFFGHELSPLRKQRRVLVVEHGDVFAGLMVDEVIGLQHFEQDSFEPISISKRQGSKAEFVKGYFRREQNWRVFSLFALAKSPVFMSVAV; this is translated from the coding sequence ATGAGCGAATCGCTGACCGCGTTCGAACTGCTCTGGCAAATCGACCAGCGCTGCCGCTTGCTGGCCGCAGACCTGCCGTCGCAAGCGGCGCGTCAGGATCGCTGGAGCGGCATCGGCTTTCGCCTCGGCGAGCATTGGTATGTGGCGCCGATGGGCGAAGTCAGCGAAGTGCTGCACGAACCGCGCTTCACCCAGTTGCCCGGGGTCAAGCCATGGGTCAAAGGCGTGGCTAACCTGCGCGGGCGGCTGCTGCCGATCATGGATCTGTGCGGCTTTTTCGGGCATGAGCTGTCGCCGTTGCGTAAACAGCGGCGGGTGTTGGTGGTTGAACATGGGGATGTGTTTGCCGGGTTGATGGTCGATGAAGTCATCGGCTTGCAGCATTTCGAGCAGGACAGCTTCGAACCGATCTCGATCAGCAAGCGCCAGGGCTCGAAGGCCGAGTTCGTCAAAGGCTATTTCCGGCGTGAGCAGAACTGGCGGGTGTTCAGCCTGTTTGCCCTGGCCAAATCCCCGGTGTTCATGAGCGTCGCGGTATAG
- a CDS encoding methyl-accepting chemotaxis protein gives MTKAKTGKPAEGSRSRSQIIVLFIALIVFIMLLFANFAYLNTQANYDKQYIGHAGELRVLSQRIAKNATEAAAGKAAAFKLLSDARNDFALRWGYLKKGDAVTGLPPAPATVRPEMRAVQLDWERLLKNTDAILSSEQTVLSLHQVAATLAETVPQLQIEYEKVVEILLQRGAPAAQVAMAQRQSLLAERILGAVNTVLAGDENSQQAADAFGRDATRFGQVLNGMLQGNPTLKISQVEDRDARARLSEISELFQFVSGSVDEILETSPELFKVRESASNIFSLSQTLLDEASHLATGFENLAGGRNTDTIGGYVLGLLALASIILIGMVMVRETNRQLRETAEKNERNQNAIMRLLDEIEDLADGDLTVTASVTEDFTGTIADSINYSVDQLRDLVATINLTAGQVAAAVQETQATAMHLAQASEHQAQQISEASTAISDMAESIDQVSANAAESSAVAERSVEIANKGNEVVHNTIHGMDNIREQIQDTAKRIKRLGESSQEIGDIVSLIDDIADQTNILALNAAIQASMAGDAGRGFAVVADEVQRLAERSSAATRQIETLVRAIQTDTNEAVISMEQTTTEVVRGARLAQDAGVALEEIEGVSKTLAALIQSISNAAQQQTSSAGQISLTMNVIQQITSQTSSGSTATAESIGNLAKMASQLRRSVSGFTLPAASAPATDKV, from the coding sequence ATGACAAAAGCAAAAACAGGCAAGCCGGCGGAAGGATCGCGCAGTCGCTCGCAGATCATCGTGCTGTTCATCGCACTGATCGTGTTCATCATGCTGCTGTTCGCCAACTTCGCGTACCTCAATACCCAGGCGAACTACGACAAACAGTACATCGGCCACGCCGGTGAGCTGCGCGTGCTCTCGCAACGCATTGCCAAGAACGCCACCGAAGCCGCGGCCGGCAAGGCTGCCGCGTTCAAGCTGCTCAGCGATGCGCGCAACGATTTCGCCTTGCGCTGGGGTTACCTGAAGAAGGGCGACGCGGTCACTGGCCTGCCGCCAGCCCCCGCCACCGTGCGCCCGGAAATGCGCGCCGTGCAACTGGACTGGGAACGCCTGCTGAAAAACACTGACGCCATTCTCTCTAGCGAACAGACCGTGCTGTCGCTGCATCAGGTCGCCGCGACCCTGGCCGAAACCGTGCCGCAGTTGCAGATCGAATACGAAAAAGTCGTCGAAATCCTCCTGCAACGTGGCGCCCCGGCGGCGCAGGTCGCCATGGCCCAGCGCCAATCGCTGCTGGCTGAACGCATCCTCGGCGCGGTCAACACCGTGCTCGCCGGCGATGAAAACTCCCAACAAGCCGCCGATGCCTTTGGCCGTGACGCCACCCGTTTCGGCCAAGTGCTCAACGGCATGCTGCAAGGCAACCCGACGCTGAAAATCAGCCAGGTCGAAGACCGCGACGCCCGCGCGCGTTTGAGCGAAATCTCCGAGCTGTTCCAGTTCGTCTCCGGCTCTGTCGATGAAATCCTCGAAACCTCGCCCGAGCTGTTCAAGGTTCGCGAATCGGCGAGCAACATCTTCAGCCTCTCGCAAACCCTGCTCGACGAAGCCTCGCACCTGGCCACCGGTTTTGAAAACCTTGCCGGCGGGCGCAACACCGACACTATCGGCGGTTACGTCCTCGGTTTGCTGGCGCTGGCCTCGATCATACTCATCGGCATGGTTATGGTGCGCGAGACCAACCGGCAACTGCGCGAAACCGCCGAGAAGAACGAGCGCAACCAGAACGCAATCATGCGCCTGCTCGACGAAATCGAAGACCTCGCCGACGGTGACCTCACGGTGACGGCTTCGGTGACCGAAGACTTCACCGGCACTATCGCCGATTCGATCAACTACTCGGTCGACCAATTGCGCGATCTGGTCGCGACCATCAACCTCACCGCCGGCCAGGTCGCCGCAGCGGTGCAGGAAACCCAGGCCACCGCCATGCACCTGGCCCAGGCCTCGGAGCATCAGGCCCAGCAGATTTCCGAAGCGTCGACGGCAATCAGCGACATGGCCGAATCCATCGATCAGGTCTCGGCCAACGCCGCTGAGTCTTCCGCGGTCGCCGAGCGCTCCGTGGAAATTGCCAACAAGGGCAACGAGGTGGTGCACAACACCATCCACGGCATGGACAACATTCGCGAACAGATTCAGGACACCGCCAAGCGCATCAAGCGTCTTGGCGAGTCGTCGCAGGAAATCGGCGACATCGTCAGCCTGATCGACGACATCGCTGACCAGACCAACATCCTCGCCCTCAACGCGGCGATTCAGGCGTCGATGGCCGGTGATGCCGGGCGCGGTTTTGCCGTGGTCGCTGACGAAGTGCAGCGCCTCGCCGAGCGCTCGTCCGCCGCCACCCGGCAGATCGAAACCCTGGTGCGGGCGATTCAGACCGACACCAACGAAGCGGTGATTTCCATGGAGCAGACCACCACCGAAGTGGTGCGCGGCGCGCGACTGGCGCAGGATGCCGGTGTGGCCCTGGAAGAAATCGAAGGCGTATCGAAGACCCTCGCGGCGCTGATTCAAAGCATCTCCAACGCGGCGCAGCAGCAGACCTCGTCGGCCGGGCAGATCTCGCTGACGATGAACGTGATCCAGCAGATCACTTCGCAGACTTCGTCCGGCTCCACGGCCACCGCCGAAAGCATCGGCAACCTGGCGAAAATGGCCAGTCAACTGCGCCGTTCGGTGTCCGGATTCACCTTGCCGGCGGCGTCCGCGCCGGCGACGGATAAAGTGTGA